The following are encoded together in the Candidatus Palauibacter polyketidifaciens genome:
- a CDS encoding fused MFS/spermidine synthase, with amino-acid sequence MTSDSRVRRIALLALFFLSGVSGLIYQIAWVRQSVFTFGVSIYAYSTVIGAYMIGLALGSYLMGRRIDAHARPLRTYAALEVGIAALAALSPFLLGALHTIYPGLSNALPAGGFWLTLGRLVFSLAVLTPTTFLIGATLPVMSRIYATHGGRVGSDVGRLYLVNTAGAALGCVLTGLVFLRYLGARETIFLGAAINLLVAGGALALTRLAPARLAGDAAREAGDSAVGGARGSATDSAVGGRPATGPAEGALPISAGALRYVAVAFGISGFIALGYEVVWARILYIHSSHASYSFSLMLTVFLTGLALGSAGASWVLRRKRATLRHFGAIQLALGLLAVIILHAFARLPALHLEDWFGGYTVAYEFLIALVTLFPPTLLLGALFPVVGSLYTRERTQVVGLRIGRVNAFNTVGAIAGSLGAGFVLVPLLGLRNTTVALAVLNLALGAVALRFDRGGRRTLRFAPAGAMVATLLAVAILPTGFYLGSYYTETDRLIFYKEGVETTVAVLEVPEDNFKISFVNGRDEVPTDRASMSAFRLLGHLPPLLRPGARNALVLSFGNGIATGTMNTHDIPVIDAVDLSPEMMEAAAVYSEENYDVLDSDRLRLHVEDGRNFLLRTEESYDIISVDATHPANASSWALFTSEFYQLIESRLAADGVFMQWIPIHGVREDDYRDILRTVWDIFPNMVLWSTGSTHSYVVATREPMSSVVMQSVLTRAAANPIVTRDLGPPETIAGYVAMAEADLTGYIGRGPVITDNDAFFMPAR; translated from the coding sequence ATGACGTCCGATAGCCGTGTACGGCGGATCGCGCTGCTGGCCCTCTTCTTCCTGTCGGGGGTCAGCGGGCTCATCTATCAGATCGCCTGGGTGCGGCAGTCCGTCTTCACGTTCGGCGTCAGCATCTACGCCTACAGCACGGTCATCGGGGCCTACATGATCGGGCTCGCGCTCGGCAGCTACCTGATGGGTCGGCGCATCGACGCGCACGCACGGCCCCTGCGCACGTACGCGGCACTCGAAGTGGGGATCGCCGCGCTCGCCGCACTGTCGCCCTTCCTGCTCGGGGCCCTGCATACAATCTATCCGGGGCTCAGCAACGCCCTGCCGGCCGGAGGCTTCTGGCTCACGCTGGGCCGGCTTGTCTTCTCCCTGGCCGTGCTCACGCCGACGACCTTCCTCATCGGGGCCACGCTGCCCGTCATGAGCCGGATCTACGCGACTCACGGCGGGCGCGTGGGAAGCGACGTGGGTCGGCTCTACCTCGTGAACACGGCGGGCGCCGCCCTGGGCTGCGTCCTCACCGGACTCGTCTTCCTCCGGTACCTGGGCGCGCGGGAGACCATCTTCCTCGGCGCGGCGATCAATCTGCTCGTCGCGGGGGGAGCCCTCGCGCTCACCCGGCTGGCTCCGGCCCGGCTGGCGGGCGACGCGGCGAGGGAGGCCGGCGACTCCGCAGTGGGCGGGGCCCGCGGTTCCGCAACGGATTCGGCGGTTGGGGGCCGGCCCGCGACCGGACCCGCGGAAGGCGCGCTCCCGATCTCGGCCGGGGCGCTGCGCTACGTCGCGGTCGCCTTCGGCATCTCCGGCTTCATCGCCCTCGGCTACGAGGTGGTGTGGGCGCGGATCCTCTACATCCACTCCTCGCACGCCTCGTACTCGTTCTCGCTCATGCTGACGGTCTTCCTCACCGGGCTCGCGCTCGGAAGCGCCGGCGCGAGCTGGGTCCTGCGGCGGAAACGGGCGACGCTGAGGCACTTCGGGGCGATCCAGCTCGCGCTCGGGCTGCTCGCCGTCATCATCCTCCACGCCTTCGCGCGACTTCCCGCGCTCCACCTCGAGGACTGGTTCGGCGGCTACACCGTCGCCTACGAGTTCCTCATCGCCCTTGTCACGCTCTTTCCTCCCACCCTTCTCCTCGGGGCGCTGTTCCCCGTCGTCGGGAGCCTGTACACGCGCGAGCGGACCCAAGTCGTCGGGCTTCGGATCGGCCGCGTGAACGCGTTCAATACGGTGGGAGCGATTGCCGGCTCCCTCGGCGCGGGGTTCGTGCTCGTGCCGCTCCTCGGACTGCGCAACACGACGGTTGCGCTGGCGGTGCTGAACCTCGCACTCGGGGCCGTGGCCCTGCGCTTCGACCGCGGGGGCCGGCGGACGCTGCGATTTGCGCCGGCGGGCGCGATGGTGGCCACGCTGCTGGCCGTCGCGATCCTCCCCACCGGCTTCTATCTCGGCTCGTACTACACGGAGACGGACCGGCTCATCTTCTACAAGGAGGGCGTCGAGACCACCGTCGCCGTGCTCGAGGTCCCGGAGGACAACTTCAAGATCTCCTTCGTCAACGGCCGCGACGAAGTGCCGACGGACCGCGCGAGCATGTCGGCCTTCCGGCTGCTCGGACATCTGCCGCCGCTGCTCCGGCCCGGCGCCCGCAACGCGCTCGTCCTCAGCTTCGGCAACGGGATCGCAACCGGGACGATGAACACGCACGACATCCCGGTCATCGACGCCGTCGACCTTTCTCCCGAGATGATGGAGGCGGCCGCGGTCTACTCCGAGGAGAACTACGATGTTCTCGACAGCGACCGGCTGCGGCTCCATGTCGAGGACGGGCGGAACTTCCTTCTCCGGACGGAGGAGTCGTACGACATCATCTCCGTGGACGCGACGCACCCCGCGAACGCGAGTTCATGGGCGCTGTTCACGAGCGAGTTCTATCAGTTGATCGAAAGCCGGCTCGCCGCGGACGGCGTCTTCATGCAGTGGATCCCGATCCACGGCGTCCGCGAAGACGACTATCGCGACATCCTGCGGACCGTATGGGACATCTTCCCCAACATGGTGCTGTGGTCTACCGGGTCGACGCACAGCTACGTCGTCGCGACGCGGGAGCCGATGTCGTCCGTCGTGATGCAGTCGGTGCTCACGCGGGCGGCCGCCAACCCGATCGTCACCCGCGACCTCGGGCCGCCGGAGACCATCGCAGGCTACGTGGCGATGGCCGAGGCGGACCTGACGGGTTACATCGGCCGCGGCCCCGTCATCACGGACAACGACGCCTTCTTCATGCCCGCGCGCTAG
- a CDS encoding amidohydrolase family protein — protein sequence MRTTAMSLRTAVLAAAFVPPAPSPAYGAVPAMAVADHPAAQEVTAIRAGRLIDGTGRPARENQVIIVRGERIEAVGDASAIAIPDGARVVDLGGHTVMPGIVDAHAHLSIRPDIRTLRGQLEGMEQHDAMQMARIVRNIRVQLMSGVTSIYVVGEVHYNDIQASQAVEQGIIPGPRIYPSGNFISTTAGHGPAEYRTTNGPWEMRTFVRQNYEMGAHHMKLTITDRARVGPNNGTPYAPGESNYTKEEIDAAVNELHRLGIEATAHANGQSIRLAVEAGVNSIQHGGNLDEELMDLMASRDVGFVNTYTIGFQSVFNEWGFLDNEAGDIGDWLERGRQVHEQELSRNEGRAQRRVARLGQLSRSKEKGVKVGIGTDSMHGYMLLEMENLVAAGFTPLEAITAATGLNAEIVGIEDEVGTVEVGRFADIIAIDGRPDENIRDMGNVAFIMVGGRDQSALSFR from the coding sequence ATGCGAACGACAGCGATGAGCCTTCGGACCGCGGTGCTGGCCGCGGCCTTCGTCCCCCCCGCTCCCTCCCCGGCGTACGGCGCCGTTCCCGCGATGGCGGTGGCCGACCATCCGGCGGCCCAGGAAGTGACCGCGATCCGGGCCGGCCGACTCATCGACGGCACGGGCCGGCCGGCTCGCGAGAACCAGGTCATCATTGTACGCGGAGAGCGGATCGAAGCCGTGGGCGACGCGTCGGCCATCGCCATCCCGGACGGCGCCCGGGTCGTCGACCTGGGCGGCCACACCGTGATGCCCGGGATCGTCGACGCGCACGCGCACCTCTCGATCCGGCCCGACATTCGCACGCTTCGGGGTCAGCTGGAAGGCATGGAGCAGCACGACGCCATGCAGATGGCGCGCATCGTGCGGAACATCCGGGTCCAACTCATGTCCGGTGTCACGAGCATCTACGTGGTCGGCGAGGTCCATTACAACGACATCCAGGCGTCGCAGGCCGTGGAGCAGGGGATCATTCCGGGCCCCCGGATCTATCCCAGCGGGAACTTCATCTCGACCACCGCCGGCCACGGCCCGGCCGAGTACCGGACGACGAACGGGCCCTGGGAGATGCGCACATTCGTCCGACAGAACTACGAGATGGGCGCGCACCACATGAAGCTGACGATCACCGACCGCGCCAGGGTGGGTCCCAACAACGGCACCCCGTACGCTCCCGGCGAGAGCAACTACACGAAGGAAGAGATCGACGCCGCCGTGAACGAGCTGCACCGGCTCGGGATCGAGGCCACCGCGCACGCGAACGGTCAGTCAATCCGCCTGGCGGTCGAGGCGGGAGTCAACTCGATCCAGCACGGGGGGAACCTCGACGAAGAACTGATGGACCTCATGGCGAGCCGCGACGTGGGGTTCGTGAACACGTACACCATCGGCTTCCAGAGCGTCTTCAACGAGTGGGGCTTCCTCGACAACGAAGCGGGCGACATCGGCGACTGGCTCGAGCGCGGACGCCAGGTGCACGAGCAGGAGCTGTCACGGAACGAGGGTCGTGCGCAGCGGCGCGTGGCCCGCCTGGGACAGCTCAGCCGCTCCAAGGAGAAGGGGGTCAAGGTCGGCATCGGGACGGACAGCATGCACGGCTACATGCTGCTCGAAATGGAGAATCTCGTCGCCGCCGGGTTCACGCCGCTCGAGGCGATCACCGCGGCCACGGGGCTGAACGCCGAGATCGTGGGGATCGAGGATGAAGTGGGCACGGTCGAGGTGGGCCGCTTCGCGGACATCATCGCGATCGATGGCCGGCCCGACGAGAATATCCGCGACATGGGGAACGTGGCGTTCATCATGGTCGGCGGCCGCGACCAGTCCGCCCTCAGCTTCCGGTAA
- a CDS encoding oxygenase MpaB family protein codes for MRIPSSYVPGYEAARAIDSRLADDYIRHTTLGDPLADRVVEDLAASCAPGEVHALIASALRDPFRLPDGLPDSLRELVAEVSVVPDWYDPDLAQAATRGFIRNSNIIPAALAGAAIVEGFSTLISKSFRIRGRITQNGVRRLRQNLLHLADQYLPGGMEPGGDGWRLTLRIRLVHAQSRMLLEASDEWDAAAHGMPLSAAHIMLASTTFSARLLQHAKRLGAKFSDMEWEGYVHVWRYTAWIMGVPEALLFEDYDVARRRFEIGMLCEPIPDDDAIIMANSIVNSAPLLLGVKDPKERRPFATFIYQVCRELVGDELADQFLFPPSGKVPQVPLLWLKHRLRRAALEWIPGFHKLDQGYDYMEMLDISNVGDFEQSYSLPTTLHDEASRSW; via the coding sequence ATGAGGATTCCGTCCAGCTACGTTCCCGGGTACGAGGCCGCGCGGGCCATCGATTCCCGGCTTGCGGACGATTACATCCGTCATACCACGCTCGGAGATCCCCTTGCCGATCGGGTCGTCGAGGATCTTGCGGCGTCCTGTGCCCCCGGCGAGGTACACGCGCTCATAGCGTCCGCCCTGCGGGATCCGTTCCGGTTGCCCGATGGTCTCCCGGACTCTCTCAGGGAACTGGTGGCCGAGGTATCCGTCGTTCCGGACTGGTACGATCCGGACCTCGCCCAGGCGGCTACGCGCGGCTTCATCCGCAATTCCAACATCATTCCGGCAGCCCTGGCCGGGGCCGCGATCGTCGAGGGCTTTTCGACGCTGATCAGCAAGTCCTTCAGGATCCGGGGGCGCATCACGCAGAACGGGGTTCGCCGCCTTCGCCAGAACCTGCTGCACCTCGCCGACCAGTATCTCCCGGGCGGGATGGAACCGGGCGGGGATGGCTGGAGGCTGACGCTTCGAATCCGACTCGTGCATGCACAGTCCAGGATGTTGCTCGAGGCTTCGGACGAATGGGACGCGGCGGCTCACGGCATGCCCCTCAGTGCGGCTCACATCATGCTCGCCTCCACGACTTTCTCGGCGCGTCTCCTGCAGCACGCCAAGCGCCTCGGCGCAAAATTCAGCGACATGGAATGGGAAGGCTACGTCCATGTGTGGAGATACACCGCCTGGATCATGGGCGTCCCGGAGGCGCTCCTCTTCGAGGATTATGACGTGGCGCGCCGCAGATTCGAGATCGGGATGCTGTGCGAGCCCATCCCGGACGACGACGCCATCATCATGGCGAACAGCATCGTAAACAGTGCCCCGCTCCTGCTGGGTGTAAAGGATCCCAAGGAACGCCGGCCGTTCGCCACGTTCATCTACCAGGTTTGCCGGGAACTGGTCGGAGACGAGCTGGCCGACCAGTTCCTGTTTCCCCCATCCGGGAAGGTCCCGCAGGTTCCCCTGCTGTGGTTGAAGCACCGGTTGAGGAGGGCGGCACTGGAGTGGATTCCGGGATTCCACAAACTCGACCAAGGCTACGACTACATGGAGATGCTCGACATCTCCAACGTAGGCGATTTCGAACAGTCCTACAGCTTGCCCACCACGCTCCACGACGAAGCGTCACGCTCCTGGTAG